One Fusarium oxysporum f. sp. lycopersici 4287 chromosome 8, whole genome shotgun sequence genomic region harbors:
- a CDS encoding hypothetical protein (At least one base has a quality score < 10), with protein MDIGLNPEELSTDLLFVVCARCGEERPESAFRAKRQSAGQTKQCIDCRNQRVSHVSSAFLVYKSLNPHQMKHSRSKVVLQTLRNIALRPSSPGRPATKRTEGDAGLSPPNERSGTQPTSPEKLRQLHTARSLFGESISQPHVVLGTPIPPTQQSSRLFRALAPSPPVQPTTHPLVSHSDPSTLRSSTPGVDYPYLATRFHKGGKDSQDDSLKAGARAKLAVIQRDHRSRRRAGETVSLTPTISQLGFLEDFEGPGEDGDGIIKEGDDRGQFSESDIDADDYFNLLLSPDRPRRYLKQLGVESDSDLGDEDENDDNDCVDGSPLRHRLRQPSAQLRRGRRGPAPGTGGRPRKSRRQTRSSMPPRRIRSPVIIPPEESAVFHAQDPVWNGDLEACALTGRDKAILREFWTKLDNDQMQFCGRCRECWFQMKIDCDGICARCYRKDEKRHPDEPYFFSADNQLDFGPVPARLPQLTPTEESLIARVHVHVNIMLVRGQQYKYRGHVVHFLREVGLVYNQLPLLPQELNIVLLRPANTSSHAILSRQFTRQFRVRRQPVVIWLDYLRRHHPGYRCVVIDEERLNQLPQDGNVLDAIPQSQVEAADVGPEEDQEAEPDLEDEAAVPDMLAKDTELDALRSILAGESEADSELSTSFQAQAQHELQLPNIRHTPINEFNRSHALLSLAFPCLFPDGRADFVEPRLRSIDYKDYVEHAMRWHDGRFARHPTFRFVAFNTLMRSQARSRSRFFVKQHDGRQQPLTREQLIQALEHSEDPEAQALINSITRHAVSIRGTRPFWNKKRQDLEAYAYNLGCPGAFITFSPADLHWRSLYQHMPQYDDWLAATEPERMALSRRLLRQNPHIAAFHFYRRYTLFRDIVLSKKFSITDYWDRYEWQGRGSPHNHGLYWMDNCPGADMEDEAARDVFARTWGFHVTAINPEPSRTMPQGEGNPLSVDPLSIEMTFLRLSQIVNRCQRHKCNTTYCLRVRKRTGDLARDMEGAAADIEAANVANPERECRFDFPRALRELAAVIRKEGRSYYVFEAARNDSLMNNFNPAIILGWLANIDISPCTSLQAVITYAAKYCSKSEKKTESFARLADQVLPHTSHVQPLLSFSSRLMNKLIAERDYSAQEISHLLLNIPLQEGTRMVVTVDCRPLERQARSYRVDGDVNEAIGSYRKYLERKDQHEDITYLEYLQSYNLNTWRRLAAHAKKRVLSYFPRYKSMEASSQFNDFCRVKLMMVHPHRSPEELLVVGGQRFDSFTAAYMHCRQHHDTHADDHYGEPDTDELTAEEDEFELEIHEEPIAEEDWHELARMLPDRPLEEEDIDILGRRDIDINYDWTPRVGRYADDGILNSDYWKQRKAENTLDLDVDDQPLEARDSLNPEQRIVYDTVMGHFLTQDPSQLLLHVDGGGGTGKSYLINLLSAHLQSATGGRGTPVWRAAPTGVAGNQISGTTLHSLLHLPINKDFKPLSPVDKTQLQKKLKDIKYLIIDEKSMLGLRQLSWIDDRLREAFPNRNEEFFGGLNILLVGDFFQLPPVLQKPLCYDKEVQGVEIKGRNAYRRFDKSVFLKVVQRQRGDDQEAFRTALGELRLLQLSMESWKLLSTRVQAKLDDREVARFSSALRVYATKDRVNEYNHYHLDRLGRPVVQVKAKNVGPGAAAAPDDKAGNLAKQIPICIGARLMLTSNLWQPVGLCNGARGTVYDIGWAPGADPIQDPPCVIMMEFDKYNGPVFLTTPDGKKIVPILPVERDFLIGATLCARTQFPLIVCYAITVHKSQSITEDMIVTDLSCRDFQTGLSYVAVSRVKTLEGLMLDAPFDRNHLVYGSPPDGMKMKMRDQELRKRQVLTRSPYMIYNTKNGHGTGSVRSSSNSFPARGHTAFG; from the exons ATGGATATCGGTCTCAACCCCGAAGAGCTCTCTACTGATTTACTCTTCGTTGTTTGTGCTCGTTGTGGGGAGGAGAGACCGGAGAGTGCCTTCAGAGCAAAGAGGCAGTCTGCTGGGCAAACTAAGCAATGCATAGACTGCCGTAACCAGCGCGTTTCTCATGTAAGTTCTGCCTTCCTCGTCTATAAGTCTCTTAACCCTCATCAAATGAAGCATTCTAGATCCAAAGTCGTGCTCCAGACGCTGCGGAACATTGCACTTCGTCCATCCTCACCTGGCAGACCTGCCACGAAGAGAACCGAAGGAGATGCTGGCCTATCGCCTCCCAACGAGAGATCCGGAACCCAGCCTACATCGCCAGAGAAGCTACGGCAACTTCATACAGCTAGGAGTTTATTCGGAGAGTCAATTAGCCAGCCGCACGTAGTGCTAGGGACGCCAATTCCACCAACCCAACAAAGCTCGCGGCTCTTCCGGGCTCTAGCTCCGTCACCGCCTGTGCAGCCAACGACCCATCCACTCGTCTCACATTCTGATCCATCTACTCTTCGAAGCAGCACACCTGGTGTGGATTACCCTTACTTGGCCACCAGGTTCCACAAGGGGGGGAAGGACTCGCAAGATGATTCCTTGAAGGCTGGGGCGAGGGCCAAGCTGGCTGTTATCCAGCGCGACCATCGTTCACGACGCCGTGCAGGGGAGACTGTGTCACTGACTCCCACAATATCTCAACTTGGCTTCTTGGAAGATTTTGAGGGTCCTGGAGAAG ATGGGGATGGGATAATCAAGGAAGGGGATGACAGGGGACAGTTCTCTGAATCTGATATTGACGCCGATGACTATTTCAACTTGCTGCTTTCACCTGATCGACCACGGAGGTACCTCAAACAATTAGGGGTAGAGTCTGATTCCGATCTAGGGGACGAAGACGAGAACGACGATAATGATTGCGTGGATGGAAGCCCTCTTCGCCATCGCTTGCGGCAGCCTTCCGCACAGCTAAGGCGTGGTCGCCGTGGTCCTGCCCCTGGTACAGGAGGGCGGCCAAGAAAATCTCGAAGGCAAACTCGATCGTCGATGCCGCCACGGCGTATTCGGAGTCCAGTGATAATTCCACCTGAAGAATCGGCGGTCTTTCATGCGCAAGATCCGGTGTGGAATGGCGACCTTGAGGCTTGCGCCTTGACTGGTCGCGATAAGGCAATCCTCCGCGAGTTCTGGACAAAGCTGGACAATGACCAAATGCAGTTTTGCGGTCGATGCCGGGAGTGTTGGTTCCAGATGAAGATCGATTGCGATGGCATTTGTGCGCGTTGTTATCGAAAAGATGAGAAACGCCACCCCGACGAGCCGTACTTCTTCTCTGCGGATAATCAGCTCGACTTTGGCCCTGTACCGGCCCGGTTGCCCCAGCTTACGCCTACCGAAGAGTCTTTGATTGCTCGTGTTCACGTCCACGTGAACATTATGCTTGTGCGAGGGCAGCAGTACAAGTATCGGGGGCACGTAGTTCACTTTCTCCGTGAGGTTGGCTTAGTGTACAACCAGCTCCCGCTTCTGCCGCAGGAGTTGAACATTGTATTACTACGTCCTGCCAATACGTCGTCCCACGCAATTCTTAGTCGGCAATTCACCCGCCAGTTCCGTGTCCGCCGCCAGCCGGTTGTCATATGGCTAGACTACCTCCGGCGCCATCATCCTGGGTATCGATGCGTCGTCATCGACGAAGAGAGGCTAAATCAATTGCCCCAAGATGGCAATGTCCTGGATGCCATCCCCCAGAGTCAGGTGGAGGCTGCGGATGTTGGACCCGAGGAAGATCAGGAGGCAGAGCCTGACCTGGAGGACGAGGCTGCAGTGCCAGACATGTTGGCAAAGGACACGGAGCTCGATGCTCTGCGGTCTATTCTCGCCGGAGAGTCGGAAGCTGATTCAGAGCTTTCCACAAGCTTCCAGGCGCAGGCGCAACACGAGCTGCAGCTCCCGAATATACGACACACACCCATTAATGAGTTCAATCGCTCTCATGCCCTACTCTCCTTGGCGTTTCCCTGCCTCTTTCCTGACGGTAGAGCCGACTTTGTTGAACCTCGATTGCGCTCCATTGATTACAAGGATTACGTCGAGCACGCGATGCGCTGGCACGACGGGCGTTTTGCACGCCACCCGACCTTCCGCTTCGTCGCCTTCAACACGCTAATGCGGTCACAAGCACGTTCGCGGTCCAGATTCTTCGTGAAGCAACATGATGGGAGACAGCAGCCGCTGACGCGAGAGCAACTTATTCAGGCGCTGGAACACAGCGAGGACCCCGAGGCGCAGGCGCTGATCAACTCGATCACAAGGCATGCGGTGTCTATTCGCGGTACGCGTCCATTCTGGAACAAAAAGAGGCAGGACCTCGAGGCCTATGCCTATAACCTTGGTTGTCCTGGTGCATTCATCACGTTTAGCCCGGCAGATTTACACTGGCGGAGTCTCTACCAGCACATGCCCCAGTATGACGACTGGCTAGCCGCCACCGAGCCGGAGAGGATGGCTCTATCGCGCCGCCTATTGCGGCAGAACCCTCACATTGCTGCTTTCCACTTCTACCGCCGATACACCCTCTTTCGGGATATCGTGCTAAGTAAGAAGTTCAGCATCACAGATTACTGGGATCGGTACGAATGGCAAGGCCGTGGTAGCCCACACAACCACGGCCTGTACTGGATGGATAATTGTCCAGGGGCCGACATGGAGGACGAAGCGGCTCGTGATGTATTTGCACGCACATGGGGATTCCACGTCACTGCCATTAACCCTGAGCCGAGTAGGACTATGCCTCAGGGTGAGGGTAATCCCCTGAGCGTGGATCCCCTGAGCATAGAGATGACATTCCTGCGGCTCTCACAAATCGTCAACCGCTGCCAGCGCCACAAGTGCAATACCACGTACTGCTTGCGCGTGAGGAAGAGAACCGGTGATCTGGCGAGGGACATGGAAGGTGCCGCTGCGGATATCGAGGCGGCAAACGTTGCCAATCCAGAGAGGGAGTGTCGTTTTGACTTCCCTCGTGCCTTGCGGGAGCTGGCCGCAGTGATCAGGAAGGAAGGCAGGTCGTACTATGTCTTTGAGGCGGCCCGGAATGACAGCCTCATGAATAACTTCAATCCTGCGATTATCCTAGGCTGGCTAGCCAATATCGACATATCTCCTTGCACCAGCTTACAGGCGGTTATTACGTACGCTGCGAAGTATTGCAGTAAAtctgagaagaagaccgagTCTTTCGCCAGGCTTGCAGACCAGGTCTTGCCTCACACATCGCACGTTCAGCCCCTGttgtccttctcctctcgCCTGATGAACAAGCTGATTGCCGAGAGAGATTACTCGGCGCAGGAGATTTCCCATCTGCTGCTTAACATTCCGCTGCAAGAAGGCACCCGTATGGTTGTCACCGTGGACTGCCGTCCGTTGGAGCGACAGGCACGTTCGTATCGTGTGGACGGAGATGTCAACGAGGCCATCGGCAGCTACAGGAAATATCTAGAGAGAAAGGACCAGCATGAGGATATAACCTATCTCGAATACCTGCAATCGTACAATCTCAACACGTGGAGGAGACTCGCTGCTCACGCGAAGAAGAGAGTCCTGTCTTACTTCCCTCGATACAAGTCTATGGAGGCCTCTTCCCAGTTTAACGACTTCTGCCGTGTTAAATTGATGATGGTTCATCCACATCGCTCTCCAGAAGAGTTGCTCGTTGTGGGCGGGCAGCGGTTCGATTCCTTCACGGCTGCGTACATGCACTGCAGACAGCACCATGATACCCATGCGGACGATCATTATGGGGAACCAGATACAGATGAATTGACggcagaggaggatgaaTTTGAGCTTGAGATCCATGAGGAGCCCATCGCGGAGGAGGACTGGCATGAACTCGCCCGCATGCTACCTGACCGCCCactggaggaagaggacaTCGACATCCTCGGCCGCCGAGACATTGACATCAATTACGATTGGACCCCTCGTGTTGGGCGGTATGCCGATGATGGCATTCTCAACAGCGACTACTGGAAGCAACGCAAAGCGGAAAAcacccttgaccttgatgtgGATGATCAGCCCTTGGAGGCTCGCGATTCCCTAAATCCAGAGCAGCGCATAGTATACGATACGGTGATGGGCCACTTCCTGACCCAGGATCCCTCTCAGTTGCTACTCCATGTGGATGGCGGAGGCGGCACTGGCAAGTCATACCTCATTAACCTGCTCTCCGCGCACCTCCAATCCGCGACAGGGGGGAGGGGGACACCTGTTTGGCGTGCTGCGCCAACGGGCGTCGCAGGAAACCAGATATCGGGCACTACCTTGCACTCCCTGTTACACCTCCCAATCAATAAGGACTTCAAGCCTCTATCTCCCGTTGATAAGACCCAGctccagaagaagctgaaggatATCAAGTacctcatcatcgatgaGAAGAGCATGCTAGGACTGCGTCAGCTATCGTGGATCGATGACCGTCTCCGCGAGGCGTTCCCGAACAGGAATGAGGAGTTCTTTGGCGGCCTGAACATCCTCTTGGTTGGTGACTTCTTCCAGCTTCCCCCTGTGCTACAGAAGCCGCTTTGTTACGACAAAGAGGTGCAGGGAGTAGAGATCAAGGGCAGGAACGCATATAGGCGCTTCGATAAATCAGTATTCTTGAAGGTTGTTCAGAGGCAGCGCGGCGACGACCAGGAGGCGTTTCGCACAGCTCTCGGGGAACTGCGGCTGCTCCAACTATCTATGGAGTCTTGGAAGCTCCTGTCCACCCGCGTGCAGGCAAAACTAGACGATCGAGAGGTCGCGAGGTTTTCCAGCGCCCTGCGAGTATACGCTACCAAAGATAGGGTGAACGAGTATAACCACTATCACCTCGACCGCCTCGGCCGGCCAGTCGTCCAGGTCAAAGCTAAGAACGTCGGCCCTGGTGCGGCTGCTGCCCCTGATGACAAGGCGGGCAACCTTGCGAAGCAGATCCCTATATGCATTGGCGCTCGTCTGATGCTGACGTCTAACCTTTGGCAGCCCGTTGGCCTCTGCAACGGCGCTCGCGGTACGGTTTACGACATCGGCTGGGCACCCGGGGCTGACCCCATCCAAGATCCTCCTTGTGTTATCATGATGGAGTTTGACAAGTACAACGGACCGGTGTTCCTGACCACCCCCGATGGCAAAAAGATTGTCCCAATTCTCCCAGTTGAGAGAGACTTTCTCATCGGAGCCACTCTCTGCGCTCGCACGCAGTTTCCCCTGATCGTATGCTACGCTATTACCGTGCACAAGTCACAAAGCATCACAGAAGATATGATCGTGACGGATCTCTCCTGCCGGGACTTTCAGACCGGTTTAAGCTACGTGGCTGTCTCTCGTGTAAAAACGCTTGAGGGTTTGATGTTAGATGCGCCATTTGATCGTAATCACCTGGTCTACGGGTCTCCCCCGGATGgcatgaagatgaagatgagggatcAGGAGCTTAGGAAACGACAGGTTCTTACACGGAGTCCTTACATGATATATAATACCAAGAATGGCCATGGCACTGGATCAGTACGTAGTAGTAGTAATAGCTTCCCGGCCCGCGGACACACGGCCTTCGGCTGA